GCTCAACTTGTCCGCGTATCCAACAACCTTCATGTGGTTCCTCTGCTGGCTGGCACGCGGGCCCGGCCCGGGACCGCATTGGACTCCCAAAGGGGGAGCTGGCATTGTGCTCTTCTTTGAAGAACTTTCAATCTCTCCAACATCGCGTCCGCGAAGTAATCCGCCTCGTGTAAACCATGGCGGACAAACCTATGACAGATCGTCAACACGGGTGCACCGTCTAGAATCCGACGCAAGCGTGAATGACGGGTTGACCGTGGCGGGGCCCCGACCGCTCAGTTGGCGAGGACGGCCCGGCGTGGCGAGTAAATCCGGTGGCAGTCGCAAAGCCTCGGGCTTCTTTCGGATTTCCACAGCGACCGTTGCAGACCGAGGTGTTGCCATCGCGGGCGACAACGCGTTCGAGCCGAGGACTACGTCGCCGAAGCGACCGCTTGCACGCCTGACCACGCCCTCTCGCGGTTACCGACGTCGCTCCGAGTTGGCGGCACCGCCTCGAGGCCGACATCGCCAGCTCCTGTGCCCGCGTGATTAATCGGCCCAGTGCTAGATTTCAGCACATAATATTCGCAAAAGTCGAACGATTGGATCCGCAGTGCTGAATTTGCACCGAATGCGGCTTTTGGTCGAACTCAGCAGGCGTGGCACGTTGGCCCGGGTGGCGCAGGCGTTGTCGTTCAGCACCTCGACGGTTAGTCAGCAACTGAGCCAACTAGAGAAGGAAGCGGGCGCACGGCTCATCGAGCCTGTGGGTCGCGGAGTGCGGTTGACGGTGGCTGGCGAGATCCTTGTCGAGCACGCCGAAGTGATCCTGCGTCAGATTGACCGAGCCGAGGCGGCGTTGGCGGCCACCCGATCGGAGATCGTCGGCGTCGCCAAAGTGGCCACATTCCAGACCGCAGCGATCTCGCTGATCCCCGACGTGTTGCACGTCATGAGCGAACGACATCCTGGACTTACGATCTATCTTTCCGAGATCCAGCCCGATTCCGGCACGGCGGCACTGCTGGCCCGTGAGTTCGACCTCGTGCTCGGCGAGCAGTACCCGGGTCATGAGTCGCCGCCGGCCGCTGGTATCGATCGACGCCCACTGCTGAGTGATGCTTTGCGGCTCTACGTCAGCCCGCAACTGCGAGGAAATGTGGCACGGTCGGAGTTGGCGCACTTCGCGGATCTGCCGTGGGTACTTGAACCGAAGGGTAAGCCCGCTCGCATGTGGGCAGAATCCGCCTGCAAAGCAGCAGGATTCGAGCCGAATGTGCGTTACGAGTCGGCTGACCTGCTGGTACACGCGAGGCTGGCGGAGACCGGCCATGCGGTTGCCGTTCTGCCGGATCTCGTTTGGGAGACACGCCAACCCGGGGCGGAACTCATCGATCTGCCGAGCCGCCCGGACCGTCAGGTGTATACCGCGGTGCGTACGGGGGCGGAGACACGCCCAGTGCTGGTGGAGTTGCGTAGCGTGCTGGCGGAAGTCGCCGGCGGGCATATCGCGCCGCATAGATCGACACGGACGGCTCATGCAGAACCGCAATGAACTGTCGGCGTCGAGCGTCACGGCACCGGCTCCGAATTGGCCTGCTGGGGAACGGGCGGTGAGTTGTAGCCCGAGGTTTTGTGACCCGCGTCTGAAAGCCGCAACTTTACATTCTGTCCGGCACGGTCTGGACGTACGTGACACTTCGCTGATGTGAGCCAGGTCTCAACCCGTTGCAGTCTTATCTCACACGGATCGATGGGCGCGAATCGGCCCGCCGACCAGCGGGGGCGGTGCACCAGCAGCAGACCCCAATGCAGGTCCAAATCGTGAAGGAACGAGATGAGAACCAATAGGTGGGCCAATCTGTCCGTCGCGTACATCGCGCTGGTCGGTGCCTTCCTCCCGTATATCGGTTGGAGCGCCAGCCTCTCCGATATCAGTGAGGACCTGAGCCTGAGCTATTCGCAGGCCGGCAGCATCTCTTCTGTGACAGGGTTTGTCGCCGGTGTGATGATCCTGGTCGGTGGTGTGTTGGCTTCCCGGTGGGGCACCAAGCAGGTCGTCCTGACCGGTGTGGTTGCCGGTGTGGGTGGACAGCTGGTCTTCGCGATGGCGGAGAGCTTCGAGTTGGTGATCGCCGGCCGTGT
The DNA window shown above is from Mycolicibacterium confluentis and carries:
- a CDS encoding LysR family transcriptional regulator gives rise to the protein MLNLHRMRLLVELSRRGTLARVAQALSFSTSTVSQQLSQLEKEAGARLIEPVGRGVRLTVAGEILVEHAEVILRQIDRAEAALAATRSEIVGVAKVATFQTAAISLIPDVLHVMSERHPGLTIYLSEIQPDSGTAALLAREFDLVLGEQYPGHESPPAAGIDRRPLLSDALRLYVSPQLRGNVARSELAHFADLPWVLEPKGKPARMWAESACKAAGFEPNVRYESADLLVHARLAETGHAVAVLPDLVWETRQPGAELIDLPSRPDRQVYTAVRTGAETRPVLVELRSVLAEVAGGHIAPHRSTRTAHAEPQ